Proteins encoded within one genomic window of Lactococcus garvieae:
- a CDS encoding SGNH/GDSL hydrolase family protein produces MIMSKKLKIFLELAGFLLASLLVFLGLSIISTPAGNYLKDQAPRQDQTVNYIAIGDSLTEGVGDATGQGGFVPLLTKEIENKYTVKVISQNFGHAGDTSTQIYDKIQKENIQSTLKKADFITLTVGGNDVMKVIRDNASNLSKLKEKDFEQPAKNYQKELEKIFENIRQVNPKAHVYVLGIYNPFYLNFPDIQALQNIINNWNNVTAETVKTQDNASFVAINDLLYKGMGEEKGVTQSETKSNDLLYTADSFHPNNTGYQIMADAVFKEYQVINEK; encoded by the coding sequence TTGATTATGAGTAAGAAACTGAAAATATTTCTTGAACTTGCTGGTTTCTTGCTAGCAAGTTTACTTGTATTCTTAGGGCTTTCTATCATTAGTACACCAGCTGGCAATTATTTGAAAGATCAAGCACCAAGACAAGACCAAACGGTCAATTATATTGCCATAGGTGACTCATTGACAGAAGGGGTAGGAGATGCGACGGGGCAAGGCGGTTTTGTTCCTCTTTTAACAAAAGAAATAGAGAATAAATATACGGTTAAGGTTATAAGCCAGAATTTTGGACATGCGGGTGATACAAGTACTCAGATTTATGACAAGATACAAAAAGAAAACATCCAAAGTACTTTGAAAAAGGCAGATTTCATTACACTCACTGTAGGTGGTAATGATGTAATGAAGGTTATCCGTGACAATGCTTCCAATCTTTCAAAATTAAAAGAAAAAGATTTTGAGCAACCAGCAAAAAATTATCAAAAAGAATTAGAAAAAATATTTGAAAATATTCGTCAGGTTAATCCTAAAGCTCATGTTTATGTATTAGGCATATATAACCCTTTTTATCTGAACTTTCCAGATATTCAAGCCTTGCAAAATATTATAAATAATTGGAACAACGTAACAGCAGAAACAGTAAAAACTCAAGATAATGCGAGTTTTGTCGCCATTAATGATTTGCTTTATAAAGGAATGGGGGAGGAAAAAGGTGTCACTCAAAGTGAAACCAAATCAAATGATCTCCTCTATACAGCGGACAGTTTTCACCCTAACAATACAGGATATCAAATTATGGCAGACGCAGTATTTAAAGAATATCAGGTAATAAATGAAAAATAA
- a CDS encoding YpmS family protein, which translates to MKNKKTIWKWLFLALLAINLGGVAFISSRVFNVRDQQHLTSVNKVTDATEVGKISTNRDQLNQLINTYLADFQTSDMSYKFYLSNQAVLEASYQLFGQKIPLYIYFEPLALNDGSVALQVKNVSAGTLNLPTSAVLSYVKSSIQLPNFVEVLPLKDQVVVHLPQLTLANNLYLKADQLDLINGNFTFNLMIQS; encoded by the coding sequence ATGAAAAATAAAAAAACAATCTGGAAATGGCTCTTTCTTGCTTTATTAGCGATAAATCTAGGTGGCGTAGCCTTTATTTCCAGTCGAGTATTTAATGTGCGTGATCAGCAACATTTGACAAGTGTCAATAAGGTGACTGATGCTACTGAAGTGGGTAAAATAAGTACAAACAGAGACCAATTAAACCAATTAATTAATACCTACCTCGCGGATTTTCAAACATCAGATATGAGCTATAAGTTTTATTTGTCTAATCAGGCTGTGCTAGAAGCTTCATATCAACTTTTTGGACAGAAAATCCCTCTTTATATTTATTTTGAACCACTTGCATTAAATGATGGTTCAGTTGCGCTTCAAGTAAAAAATGTATCGGCAGGAACTCTAAATCTTCCGACAAGCGCGGTATTAAGCTATGTGAAATCAAGTATTCAACTTCCAAACTTCGTTGAAGTCTTGCCATTAAAGGATCAAGTGGTCGTTCATTTGCCGCAACTTACCTTAGCAAATAATTTATATTTAAAAGCAGATCAGTTAGATTTAATCAATGGAAATTTCACTTTTAATTTAATGATTCAATCTTAA
- a CDS encoding HU family DNA-binding protein, with amino-acid sequence MANKQDLIAEVAAKAGLTKKDAEKAVNAFGESVTEFLAKGEKVQLIGFGTFETRERAAREGRNPQTGAAIQIAATTVPAFKAGKALKDAVK; translated from the coding sequence ATGGCTAACAAACAAGATCTTATCGCTGAAGTTGCAGCAAAAGCTGGATTGACTAAAAAAGATGCTGAAAAAGCAGTTAACGCTTTCGGTGAATCAGTAACTGAATTCCTCGCAAAAGGAGAAAAAGTTCAACTTATCGGTTTCGGTACTTTTGAAACTCGTGAACGTGCAGCTCGTGAAGGCCGCAACCCTCAAACTGGTGCAGCTATCCAAATCGCAGCAACTACTGTTCCTGCATTTAAAGCTGGTAAAGCTTTGAAAGACGCTGTTAAATAA
- a CDS encoding cysteine desulfurase family protein, producing MIYFDNSATTAINPEVLRTYTDVATKIMGNPSSLHSLGSTATRLLEASRRQIAELLHVKSEEIFFTSGGTEGDNWVLKGVAYEKEKFGKHIIISAIEHPAVKNTAAWLASQGFDVEEAPVDERGFVKVSELEALIREDTILVSVMAVNNEVGSIQPIKEIAAILKDKPTISFHIDAVQAIGKIAIEDFMLDRVDFATFSAHKFHGPRGVGFLYVKSGKRLAPLLHGGGQENNKRSTTENLAGIAATAKALRLTLDDFDHKTEKIRQMKSIIFEELSKQDKIILFSEMDDFVPNILTFGIRGVRGEVVVHAFEKHEIYISTTSACSSKKNAAAGTLMAMHVKPDIATSAVRISLDYTNNMLEIEGFLTIFRNIYQEMLKVAN from the coding sequence ATTATTTACTTTGATAACTCAGCCACTACAGCTATAAATCCAGAAGTATTGCGCACATATACAGATGTTGCCACTAAAATTATGGGAAACCCATCAAGCCTACACAGCTTAGGCTCAACAGCAACGAGACTTTTAGAAGCATCACGCCGCCAAATTGCGGAGCTGCTCCATGTAAAGTCAGAAGAAATTTTCTTCACAAGTGGAGGAACCGAAGGAGACAACTGGGTACTCAAAGGTGTTGCCTATGAGAAAGAAAAGTTTGGTAAGCATATTATTATATCCGCTATTGAACACCCAGCAGTTAAAAATACAGCAGCCTGGTTAGCCAGTCAAGGGTTTGATGTTGAAGAAGCACCTGTCGATGAGAGAGGCTTTGTGAAAGTGTCAGAACTCGAAGCTTTGATTCGTGAGGATACAATTCTCGTGTCTGTCATGGCCGTAAATAATGAAGTGGGTTCTATTCAACCGATCAAAGAAATTGCTGCAATTTTGAAAGATAAACCCACAATTTCCTTCCATATTGATGCTGTACAGGCTATTGGGAAGATTGCTATAGAAGATTTTATGCTCGATCGGGTCGACTTTGCTACTTTTTCAGCTCATAAGTTTCATGGACCGCGTGGAGTAGGTTTTCTCTATGTGAAATCAGGTAAACGCTTGGCTCCCCTTTTGCATGGTGGAGGCCAGGAAAACAATAAGCGTTCAACAACTGAGAACTTAGCAGGAATTGCTGCCACAGCTAAAGCACTGCGATTGACTTTAGACGACTTTGACCATAAAACGGAAAAAATTCGTCAAATGAAATCGATTATTTTTGAAGAGCTCTCAAAGCAAGATAAAATTATTCTTTTTTCAGAAATGGATGACTTTGTTCCAAATATCTTGACCTTTGGTATTCGTGGAGTTCGTGGTGAAGTAGTCGTTCACGCTTTTGAAAAACATGAAATATATATATCTACAACATCTGCATGTTCCTCAAAGAAAAATGCAGCTGCGGGGACCCTTATGGCAATGCATGTCAAGCCAGACATCGCCACAAGTGCTGTACGTATCAGCTTAGATTATACCAATAATATGTTAGAGATAGAGGGATTCCTTACTATCTTCCGTAATATCTACCAAGAAATGCTTAAAGTAGCCAACTAA
- the cysK gene encoding cysteine synthase A — translation MTKIYENITELIGQTPILKLKNLPEDSAEVYVKLEAFNPGGSVKDRIALNMIRQAEHDGILKAGGTIIEPTSGNTGIGLAFVGAALGYKVVIVMPETFSVERRKLIQAYGAELILTPAAGGMNEAIATAERLSEENGWFLPLQFDNPANPAAHEATTAVEIIDAFGETGLDAFVAGAGTGGTISGVSHVLKRANPNLKSYAVEPASSPVLNGGQPQPHKLQGIGVPFIPKALDTSSYDEVIDVPVEEAFITAREVGFHQGFLVGISSGAAIWAALEVAKKLGKGKKVLTLSADNGERYLSTELYDF, via the coding sequence ATGACTAAAATTTATGAAAATATCACTGAGCTTATCGGACAAACCCCTATTCTCAAGCTTAAAAATCTTCCTGAGGACAGTGCTGAAGTTTACGTCAAGCTTGAAGCATTTAATCCTGGTGGTTCTGTAAAAGACCGTATTGCTCTGAACATGATACGTCAAGCTGAGCATGATGGCATTTTAAAAGCAGGGGGAACAATCATTGAACCAACTTCGGGTAATACAGGAATTGGTCTAGCTTTTGTCGGTGCTGCTCTGGGTTACAAAGTAGTTATCGTTATGCCTGAAACTTTCTCTGTAGAACGTCGTAAACTTATCCAAGCTTATGGTGCTGAGCTTATCCTTACACCAGCCGCTGGTGGTATGAACGAAGCAATCGCCACGGCAGAACGCTTATCTGAAGAAAATGGGTGGTTCCTTCCCCTTCAGTTTGACAATCCTGCTAATCCGGCTGCCCATGAAGCAACCACTGCCGTTGAGATCATAGACGCCTTTGGTGAAACAGGTTTAGATGCCTTTGTTGCTGGAGCTGGGACAGGTGGCACCATCTCCGGTGTTTCCCATGTTTTGAAAAGAGCTAACCCTAATCTTAAAAGCTATGCTGTGGAGCCTGCAAGCTCTCCTGTTCTTAACGGCGGCCAACCTCAACCCCATAAACTCCAAGGGATTGGTGTACCTTTTATTCCAAAGGCGCTTGATACATCTTCTTACGATGAAGTTATTGACGTTCCTGTTGAAGAAGCCTTTATCACAGCTCGCGAAGTGGGTTTCCATCAAGGCTTCCTTGTTGGTATTTCCAGTGGTGCTGCCATTTGGGCTGCACTTGAAGTTGCCAAAAAACTTGGTAAAGGTAAAAAAGTACTTACTCTTTCTGCAGATAATGGAGAACGTTACCTTTCCACTGAATTATACGATTTTTAA
- a CDS encoding LysM peptidoglycan-binding domain-containing protein has translation MRTKHKFLFGAAAVALTSLGAVKAQAMSIQDLAEAATPVANEYGLYPSVMIAQGILESSAGQSALAVNYNNIFGVKYTSGSPVYLPTQEFLDGQMHNVVEPFQAYDSVAEACAAQARLLRGSFLYSGVWRENTSSYQDATAWLQGRYATDPNYASKLNALIAEYGLTAYDGGTVTTASTTSYVTTTTTTSTNTGAYDTQSYTVKEGDTVSAIAAQYGLSMDAVLAQNGLSATDHIMIGQVLQIPSVGTSTDTSTVSTVSTSTVSSSYTVQSGDTLTSIASVYGMTADDLAAINGITGNIYPGQTLSV, from the coding sequence ATGAGAACAAAACACAAATTTTTATTTGGTGCAGCAGCTGTTGCACTAACAAGTTTAGGAGCTGTAAAAGCTCAAGCAATGTCCATACAAGACTTGGCGGAAGCAGCAACACCAGTAGCAAATGAGTATGGACTTTATCCATCTGTCATGATCGCACAAGGTATTTTAGAAAGCAGTGCAGGCCAAAGTGCTTTAGCTGTGAACTACAACAACATTTTTGGAGTGAAGTACACTTCAGGAAGCCCAGTTTATCTTCCTACGCAAGAATTTCTTGATGGTCAAATGCACAATGTTGTTGAGCCTTTCCAAGCTTATGATTCAGTTGCTGAGGCCTGTGCAGCTCAAGCTCGTCTTTTGCGTGGATCTTTCTTGTATTCTGGCGTTTGGCGTGAAAACACCAGCTCGTATCAAGATGCAACGGCATGGCTCCAAGGACGTTATGCTACTGATCCAAACTATGCCTCAAAATTAAATGCTCTTATTGCCGAGTATGGTTTGACAGCGTATGACGGAGGTACTGTTACAACGGCTTCAACAACAAGCTATGTTACTACAACTACAACAACCAGCACTAATACAGGAGCTTATGATACACAGTCGTACACAGTGAAAGAAGGAGATACGGTCTCTGCTATTGCTGCCCAATACGGCTTGTCAATGGATGCTGTGCTTGCTCAAAATGGTCTTTCAGCAACAGATCATATTATGATTGGGCAAGTTTTGCAAATTCCTTCAGTTGGCACTTCTACAGATACGTCAACAGTTTCTACTGTGTCAACAAGCACCGTTTCGAGTTCATATACTGTCCAATCGGGTGACACTTTAACATCTATCGCGTCAGTTTACGGGATGACAGCAGACGACCTTGCAGCTATCAATGGCATTACAGGTAATATTTACCCAGGACAAACCTTGTCTGTATAA
- a CDS encoding MBL fold metallo-hydrolase: protein MKIDKIVSEIAQENAYILSNSALSLLIDPGSQPEKIIDKLQEVDKPLAAILLTHAHFDHIMGLDRIKKLYPQALIFLHENEKEWLTHPELNASALMMPQPVVCQSTVDKYYNCDISYNFSGLDFSIRHTPGHSAGGISLVFNEEKIVFSGDALFGGAIGRTDLPTGNHEQLLHSIKHELFSLPDDFRVYPGHGPATTIGQEKIYNPFL from the coding sequence ATGAAAATCGATAAAATCGTTAGTGAAATTGCTCAGGAAAATGCTTATATCCTGAGCAATTCTGCTTTAAGTCTACTTATTGACCCAGGCAGTCAGCCTGAAAAAATTATTGACAAACTGCAAGAGGTTGACAAACCTTTAGCTGCTATCTTATTGACCCATGCTCACTTTGATCATATCATGGGGCTAGACCGTATTAAAAAGCTTTATCCTCAAGCACTCATCTTTTTGCATGAAAATGAAAAAGAATGGCTAACCCACCCTGAGCTCAACGCTTCGGCTTTGATGATGCCTCAGCCAGTAGTTTGTCAATCCACTGTGGATAAATATTATAATTGCGATATCTCTTATAACTTTTCGGGCTTAGATTTTTCTATCCGGCATACACCGGGGCACTCAGCGGGTGGTATTAGCCTAGTATTTAATGAAGAAAAAATTGTGTTTTCTGGCGATGCTCTCTTTGGTGGGGCTATTGGAAGAACAGATCTACCAACTGGTAATCATGAACAACTTCTTCACTCTATAAAACATGAATTATTCTCCCTCCCCGATGATTTTAGAGTTTACCCAGGCCATGGACCTGCTACGACTATTGGACAAGAAAAAATCTATAATCCTTTTCTATAA
- a CDS encoding transglycosylase domain-containing protein, translated as MKWALILTFSAVILTFVAAGALFVYYAKDAPKLDMSKLESPPSTVVYDKEGKVLATLGAEQRDLVQTDNIPVMLVNAVTSIEDHRFFNTRGVDPIRIAGSLLNNLRGGHTQGGSTLDMQLIKLSFYSTDSSDQTMEVKIQEAWLALQLDQKWSKEQIFTAYVNKVNMANGYYGMGTAAQAYYNKPLTQLSIPQLALLAGMPQAPNTYNPYKNPEAAKYRRDLVINSMYRFGKITEKQRDEAINTPIDDGLQELKGSVNIPEYANDFISEAMKQANQETGTIAANAGLKIYTTLDSTAQQNLYNIVNTNDSVPFTDDELQVASTLIDTQTGGVAAQIGSRKQEVVAFGFNQATANDRDWGSTMKPLVDYAPAFDDGIYKSTAQTIADSGPYFYPDAQNIQLNNWDNQYLGNITVRQALALSRNIPAIKTLDAVGLDKATAFANKLGLKYAVQTGTDAEGNGTFEPGTMTYSNGISSNTGSSDRQYGATSERMAAAYAAFSNDGIYTKPYYVSKIVMPDGSTKNYEPERVRAMKSSTAYIITDILKGVVKGNDGTIPALSTGLYAQTPGLPEAGKTGTSNYSDTEYQQALETAGITQAQLQGGSMSPDENFVGYTPQYSMAVWTGYKNKLQPIYGDNMYIAAKVFKAMMTSLYPDPASVADWQMPADVVKEGSELTVTGS; from the coding sequence TTGAAATGGGCTTTAATTCTGACTTTTTCAGCTGTTATTCTTACTTTTGTTGCAGCAGGTGCACTTTTTGTCTATTATGCTAAAGATGCTCCCAAATTGGATATGAGTAAACTAGAATCTCCTCCCTCAACAGTTGTGTACGATAAAGAGGGAAAAGTACTTGCGACACTTGGAGCTGAGCAACGTGACTTGGTGCAGACCGATAACATTCCTGTTATGCTTGTAAATGCCGTGACTTCAATCGAAGACCATCGCTTCTTCAACACTCGTGGCGTTGACCCCATCCGTATTGCGGGTTCTTTACTGAACAACTTACGTGGTGGACATACCCAAGGTGGTTCTACACTTGATATGCAGTTAATTAAACTTTCATTTTACTCAACAGATTCGTCTGATCAAACAATGGAGGTTAAAATCCAAGAGGCTTGGCTTGCTTTACAGTTAGACCAAAAATGGTCTAAAGAGCAAATCTTCACTGCTTATGTAAACAAGGTCAATATGGCAAATGGTTACTATGGCATGGGGACTGCTGCTCAAGCATATTATAATAAACCTTTAACTCAGTTATCTATTCCACAACTCGCCCTACTGGCAGGCATGCCCCAAGCCCCAAATACTTATAACCCTTATAAAAATCCTGAAGCAGCAAAATATCGTCGCGACTTAGTGATTAACTCAATGTATCGCTTTGGTAAAATCACCGAAAAACAAAGAGACGAAGCGATTAACACACCGATTGACGATGGACTTCAAGAGTTGAAAGGGAGTGTAAATATTCCTGAGTATGCTAATGATTTTATCTCTGAGGCAATGAAACAAGCGAATCAAGAAACTGGAACCATTGCTGCTAATGCTGGCTTGAAGATTTATACAACACTTGATAGCACTGCTCAACAAAATTTGTATAATATCGTTAACACTAATGACTCTGTACCTTTTACAGATGATGAGCTTCAAGTAGCTTCAACTCTAATTGATACACAAACGGGAGGGGTTGCCGCACAAATCGGTAGTCGTAAGCAAGAAGTTGTTGCCTTTGGTTTCAATCAAGCCACAGCCAATGACCGCGACTGGGGATCAACTATGAAACCTTTAGTTGATTATGCCCCCGCCTTTGACGATGGTATTTACAAGAGTACTGCACAAACCATTGCAGACTCGGGTCCTTACTTTTATCCTGATGCCCAAAATATCCAGCTGAACAACTGGGATAACCAATATCTTGGAAATATCACTGTACGCCAAGCATTGGCTCTGTCACGTAACATACCCGCCATTAAGACTTTAGATGCAGTAGGGCTGGACAAAGCAACTGCTTTCGCCAATAAATTAGGACTGAAATATGCGGTACAAACAGGGACTGATGCTGAAGGTAATGGAACTTTTGAGCCAGGAACAATGACGTATTCCAATGGTATTTCAAGTAATACAGGAAGTAGTGATAGACAATACGGTGCGACTTCCGAACGCATGGCAGCAGCCTATGCTGCTTTCTCAAATGATGGCATCTATACTAAACCTTACTATGTATCTAAAATAGTGATGCCTGATGGTTCTACAAAGAATTATGAGCCTGAGCGTGTTCGGGCTATGAAATCCTCAACTGCTTATATCATTACAGATATCCTCAAAGGGGTAGTCAAAGGTAATGATGGAACAATCCCAGCCCTTTCAACAGGACTTTATGCCCAAACTCCAGGTCTTCCTGAAGCTGGTAAAACCGGGACTTCCAACTATAGCGATACCGAATATCAGCAGGCACTAGAAACTGCTGGTATTACCCAAGCACAGCTTCAAGGTGGCTCTATGTCCCCAGATGAGAACTTTGTAGGTTATACACCACAATATTCAATGGCTGTATGGACGGGATATAAAAACAAGCTACAACCTATCTATGGTGACAATATGTATATTGCAGCCAAAGTTTTCAAAGCAATGATGACTTCGCTCTACCCAGATCCAGCATCTGTCGCAGACTGGCAAATGCCTGCGGATGTTGTGAAAGAAGGCTCTGAACTTACTGTAACAGGAAGTTAA
- the recU gene encoding Holliday junction resolvase RecU, with protein MLKYPQGLNKQGKHFSNEKVVKKTEHNTAKNVSNMVKSKTAVKFGKRGMNFEAEINATNDYYLSRNIAVIHKKPTPIQIVKVDYPQRSRAKITEAYFRQASTTDYSGVYRGRYIDFEAKETQQKTSFPLKNFHEHQIVHMTKVLEQKGIAFVLLHFASLGETYYLPSENLISFYHEKKGLKSIPLDYIKKHAYPLSSNQIPRIPYLEIVNQLCEVN; from the coding sequence ATGTTGAAATATCCTCAGGGTTTAAATAAACAAGGAAAACATTTTTCAAACGAAAAAGTTGTAAAGAAAACGGAGCATAACACTGCTAAAAATGTTTCTAATATGGTAAAATCAAAAACGGCAGTAAAATTTGGCAAACGTGGTATGAACTTTGAAGCTGAGATAAATGCAACAAACGATTATTATTTGTCGCGCAATATCGCTGTTATTCATAAGAAACCCACACCCATTCAAATCGTTAAAGTTGATTATCCTCAACGTAGCCGGGCAAAAATCACGGAAGCATATTTTAGACAGGCTTCTACAACTGATTATTCTGGTGTTTATCGCGGAAGATACATTGACTTTGAAGCAAAAGAAACACAGCAAAAAACAAGTTTTCCACTAAAAAACTTTCATGAGCATCAAATTGTTCATATGACAAAAGTTTTAGAGCAAAAAGGTATTGCCTTTGTTCTTTTACATTTTGCTTCACTAGGCGAAACTTACTACTTGCCTTCTGAGAATTTGATTAGCTTTTATCATGAGAAAAAGGGGTTGAAGTCCATTCCTCTTGATTATATCAAGAAACATGCCTACCCCCTTTCTTCAAATCAAATTCCTAGAATTCCTTATTTGGAAATCGTTAATCAACTTTGCGAGGTGAATTAA
- the spx gene encoding transcriptional regulator Spx codes for MVDLYLSPSCTSCRKARAWLDKHSVPYREHNILTQPMTNDDLRKILSKTENGTEDIISIRSKIFQKLALDIDELTINELINLVTEYPNLLRRPIITDDRLLQIGFNEDEIRAFLPRHYRRAEMKRAVNEF; via the coding sequence GTGGTTGATTTATACTTATCGCCGTCATGCACAAGTTGCCGTAAGGCGCGTGCATGGTTGGACAAACACAGTGTCCCTTATAGGGAACACAACATTCTGACACAGCCGATGACAAATGATGACTTACGTAAAATTTTGTCTAAAACAGAAAACGGAACCGAGGATATTATTTCAATTCGTTCAAAAATATTTCAAAAGCTTGCTTTGGATATTGATGAATTGACGATTAATGAATTAATCAATTTGGTGACAGAGTATCCGAACCTTTTGCGGCGTCCCATCATTACAGATGATCGTTTGTTACAAATTGGATTTAATGAAGACGAGATTCGTGCCTTCTTGCCTCGTCATTATCGTCGCGCAGAAATGAAGCGTGCCGTAAACGAATTTTAA
- a CDS encoding UPF0223 family protein: MKANYQYPLDLSWSTAEMTAVLSFLNQVENFYESKVNREEFLESYKAFKKIVPSKMQEKQLGREFEENSGYSLYRALKEVQASERQYVRSEKA; encoded by the coding sequence ATGAAAGCAAATTATCAATATCCACTTGATTTAAGTTGGAGTACTGCTGAAATGACTGCGGTACTCTCTTTTTTAAATCAAGTTGAAAATTTTTATGAAAGTAAAGTTAATCGTGAAGAATTTCTAGAGAGCTATAAAGCTTTTAAGAAGATTGTTCCTTCGAAAATGCAAGAGAAACAACTGGGTCGAGAATTCGAAGAAAACAGTGGTTATTCGCTTTATCGTGCCCTTAAGGAGGTACAAGCTAGTGAAAGACAATACGTTCGCTCTGAAAAAGCTTAA
- a CDS encoding inositol monophosphatase family protein, whose translation MKDNTFALKKLKYAKTWVREAGAFLRDNIHQTLEISQKSNFSDLVTNFDKKVQEIIVEKIISAYPEDKILAEESGRHIATFDRSKENFWVLDPIDGTINFVVQQDNFAVMLAYYEKGQPQFGLILNVMADKLYWNNATQVFCNDQILSYRPKDLGESLLAINSMIYRKNYYQLTDFSLKSLGVRMMGSAGMSYADLLEGKISAYFSRLQPWDYAAGGILTEKLGFVTKTFEGETPNLKDRQYIYSLPKQFIPQLIQETDIIL comes from the coding sequence GTGAAAGACAATACGTTCGCTCTGAAAAAGCTTAAGTACGCGAAGACTTGGGTAAGAGAAGCAGGAGCTTTTCTCCGAGACAATATTCATCAGACTTTGGAAATTTCTCAGAAAAGTAATTTTAGCGACTTAGTCACTAATTTTGATAAAAAAGTTCAAGAAATTATTGTCGAAAAAATAATCAGTGCTTACCCAGAAGATAAAATTTTAGCAGAAGAGTCAGGGAGACACATCGCTACATTTGACCGCTCGAAAGAAAATTTTTGGGTTTTGGATCCGATTGATGGTACTATAAATTTTGTTGTTCAGCAAGATAATTTCGCGGTGATGCTTGCTTATTATGAAAAGGGCCAACCTCAATTTGGCTTGATTCTCAATGTTATGGCAGATAAACTTTATTGGAATAATGCAACACAAGTTTTTTGTAATGATCAGATATTGTCTTATCGTCCTAAAGATCTTGGGGAAAGTTTATTGGCCATAAATTCCATGATTTACCGAAAAAATTATTATCAGCTGACAGATTTTAGTTTAAAAAGTTTAGGTGTGAGGATGATGGGAAGTGCTGGTATGTCTTATGCAGACCTGCTAGAGGGAAAGATAAGTGCTTATTTTAGCCGCTTGCAGCCTTGGGATTATGCCGCGGGAGGTATTCTGACCGAAAAACTGGGTTTTGTGACGAAAACTTTTGAGGGCGAAACACCTAACCTTAAAGACCGACAGTACATTTATAGCCTGCCAAAACAATTCATTCCTCAACTGATACAAGAGACAGACATAATCCTGTAA